The following proteins are co-located in the Halopelagius inordinatus genome:
- a CDS encoding SRPBCC family protein: MATYSRLTRIDAPLSDVWEFHARVSGLEALTPDWMGLRIEAVRGPDGESDPETLETGSQIRMSMRPFGVGPRQQWTSRIVAREERDGSAMFRDDMVGGPFESWTHTHRFFADGDETIVEDEVEYELPFGPVGRAVSPLAVVGFEPMFRDRHRRTREWFD, encoded by the coding sequence ATGGCGACGTACTCTCGGCTGACGCGCATCGACGCACCCCTCTCGGACGTGTGGGAATTTCACGCCCGCGTGTCGGGACTCGAAGCTCTCACGCCCGACTGGATGGGACTCCGCATCGAGGCGGTGCGCGGCCCGGACGGCGAGTCCGACCCCGAGACGTTGGAGACGGGGTCACAGATTCGCATGTCGATGCGGCCGTTCGGCGTCGGCCCGCGTCAGCAGTGGACCTCTCGAATCGTCGCGCGCGAGGAGAGAGACGGGAGCGCGATGTTCCGCGACGACATGGTCGGCGGCCCGTTCGAGTCGTGGACGCACACGCACCGCTTTTTCGCCGACGGCGACGAGACCATAGTCGAAGACGAAGTCGAGTACGAACTCCCGTTCGGTCCGGTGGGGCGGGCGGTGTCGCCGCTTGCGGTCGTCGGTTTCGAACCGATGTTCCGCGACAGGCACCGGCGGACGAGAGAGTGGTTCGACTGA
- a CDS encoding hybrid sensor histidine kinase/response regulator, with the protein MVSLSDSVTVLHVDDEPRLSSLVATYLEREAADVKLTVEATERPQEALSRVEDESSSVDCIVSDYEMPEMDGLSFLRAVRTVRPDLPFILYTGKGSEEVARDAFRVGATDYMQKDAGTDQYAVLANRVLNAVSRYRAQVESRRYGTVFEALDTAVYVLDGSGRFTAVDDAFVELVGYDSEAILGEHVSALTSGSDERAFSEQLDRVVSGGDSGTVQFEADVRSAGGERIRCVGTMGLRPLGGDDADGVVGTLQDVTEKRRRQETVRYRTKLKDVVLDTSTTLMSAELDEVETKVHWTLQSIGEFLDVDRCTVSRYDEDATTLQKMNEWTADGAAGQPASVAADDCPWVFDRLHQFEDARSVDGAMLPSDASGFESAFDAPDDAAFVTVPMVSNWSLSGAVTLVSENARPWPDEEVSLLRTAADMLSHTIERRRREEELRRQNERLEEFASVVSHDLRNPLNVADGFVELARETGNVAHLDRAKNALDRMNVLVNDVLELARQGRTVGDTSPVEVGHLAERAWRAVDTDDAELSVSDSLGVVSADGGRLGQAMENLFRNAVEHGPTGRQTQSGDVVERGSKSGPVTSDDTVTVSVGPLDEGLGFYVADDGPGIPESDREAVFEHGHTTCEQGSGFGLSIVESIVEAHGWNVRVTESSAGGARFEIRTTAPALEFETPVGPPEH; encoded by the coding sequence ATGGTCAGCCTGAGCGATAGTGTTACGGTCCTGCACGTAGACGACGAGCCGCGACTCTCGTCGCTCGTCGCCACCTATCTCGAACGCGAGGCTGCCGACGTGAAGCTGACCGTCGAGGCGACAGAACGCCCGCAGGAGGCGCTCTCTCGCGTCGAAGACGAATCGTCGTCGGTCGACTGCATCGTCAGCGACTACGAGATGCCCGAGATGGACGGCCTGTCGTTTCTGCGGGCCGTCAGAACGGTGAGACCGGACCTGCCGTTCATCCTCTACACCGGGAAGGGGTCAGAAGAGGTCGCTCGCGACGCGTTCCGCGTCGGCGCGACGGACTACATGCAGAAAGACGCCGGGACGGACCAGTACGCCGTCCTCGCGAACCGCGTGTTGAACGCCGTCTCGCGGTACCGAGCGCAGGTGGAGTCGCGGCGCTACGGCACCGTGTTCGAGGCGCTCGACACCGCCGTCTACGTCCTCGATGGGTCCGGGCGGTTCACCGCCGTCGACGACGCGTTCGTCGAACTCGTCGGCTACGACAGCGAGGCGATACTCGGCGAGCACGTCTCCGCGCTCACGTCGGGGTCCGACGAGCGAGCGTTCTCGGAGCAACTCGACCGAGTCGTGTCCGGCGGCGATTCCGGAACGGTCCAGTTCGAGGCGGACGTCCGTTCGGCCGGCGGCGAGCGAATCCGGTGCGTCGGGACGATGGGACTGCGACCGCTCGGCGGCGACGACGCGGACGGCGTCGTCGGAACGCTCCAAGACGTGACGGAGAAGCGCCGACGACAGGAGACCGTCCGGTACCGAACGAAGCTGAAAGACGTCGTCCTCGACACCTCGACGACGCTCATGAGCGCCGAACTCGACGAGGTGGAGACGAAAGTCCACTGGACGCTCCAGAGCATCGGCGAGTTCCTCGACGTGGACCGCTGTACCGTCTCTCGGTACGACGAAGACGCCACCACGCTCCAGAAGATGAACGAGTGGACGGCCGACGGCGCGGCGGGGCAACCGGCGTCGGTCGCCGCCGACGACTGCCCGTGGGTCTTCGACCGCCTCCACCAGTTCGAGGACGCGCGCTCCGTCGACGGGGCGATGCTCCCGTCCGACGCGTCGGGCTTCGAATCGGCGTTCGACGCGCCCGACGACGCGGCGTTCGTCACCGTCCCGATGGTCTCGAACTGGTCGCTCTCGGGCGCGGTGACGCTCGTGTCGGAGAACGCCCGCCCGTGGCCCGACGAGGAGGTGTCGCTGCTCCGGACGGCCGCCGACATGCTCTCGCACACGATAGAGCGCAGACGGCGAGAGGAGGAACTCCGCAGGCAAAACGAGCGGTTAGAGGAGTTCGCGAGCGTCGTCAGCCACGACCTCCGAAACCCGCTGAACGTCGCGGACGGCTTCGTCGAACTCGCGCGCGAGACGGGGAACGTGGCGCACCTCGACCGCGCGAAAAACGCCTTAGACCGGATGAACGTCCTCGTGAACGACGTTCTCGAACTCGCGAGACAAGGTCGAACCGTCGGCGACACCTCGCCGGTGGAGGTCGGACACCTCGCAGAACGGGCGTGGCGCGCGGTCGATACCGACGACGCGGAGCTATCGGTCTCCGATTCGCTCGGCGTCGTCTCGGCCGACGGCGGAAGACTCGGTCAGGCGATGGAGAACCTCTTTCGGAACGCCGTCGAACACGGCCCGACGGGCCGCCAGACGCAGTCTGGCGATGTCGTGGAACGCGGGTCAAAGAGCGGTCCGGTCACGTCCGACGATACGGTGACGGTCTCCGTCGGCCCTCTCGACGAGGGACTCGGGTTCTACGTCGCGGACGACGGACCCGGAATCCCCGAGTCGGACCGAGAGGCGGTGTTCGAACACGGTCACACCACCTGCGAACAGGGGTCCGGGTTCGGTCTCTCCATCGTCGAGAGCATCGTCGAAGCGCACGGCTGGAACGTCCGCGTGACGGAGTCCTCGGCGGGGGGCGCGAGGTTCGAAATTCGGACGACTGCTCCCGCCCTCGAGTTCGAGACGCCGGTCGGCCCGCCCGAGCACTGA
- a CDS encoding DMT family transporter: protein MSRQSPAVSPLLALSVAVLAVSTSAILVRFSEAPSLVKAFYRVLFTVSLLAPVAFSRSRESFRAFGRRDALVAVAAGVALAVHFASWFESLEWTSVAASVTLVQAQPLFVAVGAWALLNERITRGVVAGICVALVGMVTMTLGDLFFPALFAGLPGSLGALYPGGAAEASLSGEAPLYGDALAVVGAVTAAGYVLAGRSLRQRMSLIPYVTVVYGVCALVLLALTVASGHALVGYPPREWLLFLGMAVGPGVVGHTVINWALAHLESSVVSVSLLGEPVGSTVLALVLLAEVPTPATVVGGAVVLCGIYVAAARRSGVDADVPADDAPRPTSE, encoded by the coding sequence ATGTCCCGGCAGTCCCCGGCGGTGTCCCCGCTTTTGGCCCTCTCCGTCGCCGTCCTCGCGGTGAGTACGAGCGCCATCCTCGTCCGATTTAGCGAGGCGCCGAGCCTCGTGAAGGCGTTCTACCGGGTGCTGTTTACCGTCTCGCTCCTCGCGCCGGTAGCGTTCTCGCGCTCTCGGGAGTCGTTCCGCGCGTTCGGGCGGCGCGACGCCCTCGTCGCCGTCGCCGCCGGGGTCGCCCTCGCCGTCCACTTCGCCTCGTGGTTCGAGAGTCTGGAGTGGACCAGCGTCGCGGCGAGCGTCACCCTCGTTCAGGCCCAACCGCTCTTCGTCGCAGTCGGGGCGTGGGCGCTGTTGAACGAACGCATCACCCGGGGCGTCGTCGCGGGTATCTGCGTCGCTCTCGTCGGGATGGTTACGATGACGCTCGGTGACCTCTTTTTCCCCGCTCTGTTCGCCGGGCTCCCCGGCAGTCTCGGCGCGCTCTACCCCGGCGGGGCGGCGGAGGCGTCGCTGTCGGGCGAGGCTCCGCTCTACGGCGACGCCCTCGCGGTCGTCGGCGCGGTGACGGCCGCCGGGTACGTCCTCGCCGGTCGTTCGCTCCGACAGCGGATGTCGTTGATTCCGTACGTCACCGTCGTCTACGGCGTCTGTGCGCTCGTCCTCCTCGCTCTCACCGTCGCCAGCGGACACGCGCTCGTCGGCTACCCGCCGCGGGAGTGGCTGCTCTTTCTCGGGATGGCCGTCGGCCCCGGCGTCGTCGGTCACACCGTCATCAACTGGGCGCTCGCGCATCTCGAATCCAGCGTCGTCTCGGTGTCGCTTCTCGGCGAACCCGTCGGGAGCACGGTGCTCGCGTTGGTCCTCCTCGCGGAGGTTCCGACGCCCGCCACCGTCGTCGGCGGTGCCGTCGTCCTGTGCGGTATCTACGTCGCCGCCGCCCGTCGTTCCGGGGTGGACGCGGACGTCCCGGCCGACGACGCCCCCCGTCCGACGAGCGAGTGA
- a CDS encoding FAD-dependent oxidoreductase — MARVAIVGGGPAGLGAALYTAKNDLDTVVFDTDETWMHKARLWNYPGIEEVGGTELIERMREQVENFGADVRFDEVTDVESTDDGFTVTVDGETEHDADYLVLATGANRDVAEELGCEFTDNDLVDVNLQMQTSVEDAYATGAMVRAEEWQANIAAGDGSAAALNILSKEKGEHFHDFDVPDDAE, encoded by the coding sequence ATGGCACGAGTCGCAATCGTCGGCGGCGGCCCCGCCGGTCTCGGCGCGGCGTTGTACACTGCGAAGAACGACCTCGACACCGTGGTCTTCGACACCGACGAGACGTGGATGCACAAGGCGCGTCTCTGGAACTACCCGGGAATCGAAGAGGTCGGCGGCACCGAGTTGATAGAACGGATGCGCGAGCAAGTCGAGAACTTCGGCGCGGACGTCCGGTTCGACGAAGTGACGGACGTCGAATCGACGGACGACGGCTTCACCGTCACCGTCGACGGCGAGACGGAACACGACGCCGACTACCTCGTTCTCGCCACCGGCGCGAACCGCGACGTGGCGGAGGAACTCGGCTGCGAGTTCACGGACAACGACCTCGTAGACGTGAACCTCCAGATGCAGACGAGCGTCGAAGACGCCTACGCGACGGGCGCGATGGTCCGCGCCGAGGAGTGGCAGGCCAACATCGCCGCGGGCGACGGGTCCGCCGCCGCGTTGAACATCCTCTCGAAGGAGAAGGGCGAGCACTTCCACGACTTCGACGTCCCCGACGACGCGGAGTAG
- the queC gene encoding 7-cyano-7-deazaguanine synthase QueC — protein sequence MDSATTAYEAAARGYDLYVLHTSYGQNTETKEYDCATTLAEELDAVDFLHVETDHLSRIGASSLTDDSMAVEDAEPDSEEIPTSYVPFRNANLLSMAVSYAEANDCDAVFVGAHSEDYAGYPDCRPEFFEAFEAMVETGTKPETEIRIEVPFVTDSKTDIVRRGVELDVPFESTWSCYRAEEPACGTCDSCVYRLEAFGNVGREDPIPYAERPTHAD from the coding sequence ATGGACAGTGCGACGACGGCCTACGAGGCGGCGGCGCGGGGGTACGACCTCTACGTCCTGCACACCTCCTACGGCCAGAACACGGAGACCAAAGAGTACGACTGCGCGACGACCCTCGCCGAGGAACTCGACGCGGTGGACTTTCTCCACGTCGAGACGGACCACCTCTCGCGCATCGGCGCGTCGAGTCTCACGGACGACTCGATGGCGGTCGAGGACGCAGAACCGGACAGCGAGGAGATACCCACCTCCTACGTCCCGTTCCGGAACGCGAACCTGCTCTCTATGGCCGTCTCTTACGCCGAGGCCAACGACTGCGACGCCGTCTTCGTCGGCGCGCACTCGGAGGACTACGCGGGTTACCCCGACTGCCGCCCCGAGTTCTTCGAGGCGTTCGAGGCGATGGTCGAGACGGGAACGAAACCCGAGACCGAGATACGAATCGAGGTGCCGTTCGTCACCGACTCGAAGACGGACATCGTCCGTCGCGGCGTCGAACTCGACGTCCCCTTCGAGTCCACGTGGTCCTGTTATCGCGCCGAAGAGCCCGCCTGCGGCACCTGTGACTCGTGCGTGTACCGTCTGGAGGCGTTCGGGAACGTCGGGCGCGAAGACCCCATCCCGTACGCGGAGCGACCGACGCACGCGGACTGA
- a CDS encoding 7-carboxy-7-deazaguanine synthase QueE, which yields MPVTSTVERPGDAPDGPALPVNELFASLQGEGKLAGVPSTFVRTSGCNLRCWFCDSYHTSWEPTHAWLSVDRIVEEVAARDPTHVVLTGGEPLLHDASTTLLERLAAEGYHVTVETNGTFAPDAPMDLASVSPKLSTSTPRTENAPKGDPGEWEARHEARRIDFAALTTLLERHEAQLKFVVTDPDDMAEIDALVADVRERTDADLNDHDVLLMPEGQTREELESTRNVVADLAAEYGYRYTPRLHVDLWNDAPET from the coding sequence ATGCCGGTCACCTCGACCGTCGAGAGGCCCGGCGACGCGCCCGATGGCCCCGCCCTCCCGGTGAACGAACTGTTCGCATCCCTGCAGGGCGAGGGCAAACTCGCGGGCGTCCCGAGCACGTTCGTCCGGACCAGCGGATGCAACCTCCGGTGTTGGTTCTGCGACTCCTATCACACCTCGTGGGAACCGACGCACGCGTGGCTGAGCGTGGACCGAATCGTCGAGGAAGTCGCCGCCCGCGACCCGACCCACGTCGTCCTCACCGGGGGGGAACCACTGCTTCACGACGCCTCGACGACGCTTCTCGAACGACTCGCCGCGGAGGGCTACCACGTCACCGTGGAGACGAACGGGACGTTCGCGCCCGACGCGCCGATGGACCTCGCGAGCGTCAGCCCGAAACTCTCCACTTCGACCCCCCGGACCGAGAACGCGCCGAAGGGCGACCCCGGCGAGTGGGAGGCCCGCCACGAAGCGCGACGAATCGACTTCGCGGCGCTGACGACGCTTCTGGAACGCCACGAGGCGCAACTGAAGTTCGTCGTCACCGACCCCGACGACATGGCCGAGATAGACGCTCTCGTCGCCGACGTTCGCGAACGGACCGACGCCGACCTGAACGACCACGACGTTCTCCTCATGCCCGAGGGCCAAACCCGCGAAGAACTCGAATCGACCCGGAACGTCGTCGCCGACTTGGCGGCCGAGTACGGCTACCGCTACACGCCACGTCTGCACGTGGACCTGTGGAACGACGCGCCGGAGACCTGA
- a CDS encoding 6-pyruvoyl trahydropterin synthase family protein: MTERILQSSRSRGSDTKGSESGATVSRAGERVLEIGSDRPVRISAGHRLLHHDGKCSRPHGHNYEISVELVGDLTAEGWVADKGDVTDVIDEWDHMFLLESGDPLVEAFEASGDADAAVVLDSPPTAEVMAVVLEEKLADVLPDTVSEVSVSVRETSELCTGSR, encoded by the coding sequence ATGACCGAAAGAATACTCCAATCTTCTCGGAGCCGCGGTTCCGACACGAAGGGGAGCGAGTCCGGCGCGACGGTTTCTCGGGCGGGCGAACGCGTCCTCGAAATCGGTTCGGACCGCCCCGTCCGAATCAGCGCGGGCCACAGGCTCCTCCATCACGACGGCAAATGTAGCCGCCCGCACGGCCACAACTACGAGATTTCGGTGGAACTCGTGGGCGACCTCACGGCGGAGGGGTGGGTCGCGGACAAAGGCGACGTGACCGACGTGATAGACGAGTGGGACCACATGTTCCTCCTCGAATCCGGCGACCCCCTCGTGGAGGCGTTCGAGGCGAGTGGCGACGCCGACGCCGCCGTCGTCCTCGATTCGCCCCCGACGGCCGAGGTGATGGCCGTCGTCTTAGAGGAGAAACTCGCGGACGTGCTTCCGGACACCGTCTCGGAGGTGTCCGTCTCGGTGCGCGAGACGAGCGAACTCTGCACGGGTTCTCGCTGA
- a CDS encoding acyl-CoA thioesterase, whose amino-acid sequence MSALPYRTELDVRFSDLDLVGHVNNAVYATYCEQARVRFFEDELDVRSTDISIVLASLELQYRRPIEGTGTVTVELDVTDVGNSSFTMTYEISHEGEVAATGESVQVVVDPETRESVRVPDSWREAVGAETTADD is encoded by the coding sequence GTGAGCGCACTTCCCTACCGGACCGAACTCGACGTCAGATTCAGCGACCTCGACCTGGTCGGACACGTCAACAACGCGGTCTACGCCACCTACTGCGAACAGGCGCGCGTCCGCTTTTTCGAGGACGAACTCGACGTCCGAAGCACGGACATCAGCATCGTCCTCGCCTCTCTGGAACTCCAGTACCGGCGTCCCATCGAGGGTACCGGGACGGTGACCGTCGAACTCGACGTGACCGACGTGGGCAACTCCTCGTTTACGATGACGTACGAAATCTCCCACGAGGGCGAGGTGGCCGCCACCGGCGAGTCCGTCCAAGTCGTCGTCGACCCCGAAACGCGCGAGTCCGTCCGCGTCCCCGACTCGTGGCGGGAAGCGGTCGGCGCGGAGACGACCGCCGACGACTGA
- a CDS encoding MaoC family dehydratase, producing the protein MPVATVGTSATASLDVSDSTIAEFAALSGDDNPLHLDAEYAAETMFGGRIAHGMLAASVVSAAVGSLPGDIVYLSQTLSFENPVRAGDEVIADVEVVEALGGDRLRVRTAARVGDEPVVSGKAVILSVPHETDG; encoded by the coding sequence ATGCCAGTAGCCACCGTGGGTACGTCCGCGACTGCGTCGCTCGACGTGAGCGACTCGACTATCGCGGAGTTCGCCGCTCTCTCGGGCGACGACAACCCCCTCCACCTCGATGCGGAGTACGCCGCAGAGACGATGTTCGGCGGGCGAATCGCGCACGGAATGCTCGCCGCGTCCGTCGTCAGCGCCGCGGTCGGATCGCTTCCGGGCGACATCGTCTATCTGTCGCAGACCCTCTCGTTCGAGAATCCCGTCCGCGCGGGCGACGAAGTCATCGCCGACGTCGAAGTTGTCGAGGCACTCGGCGGCGACCGACTCCGCGTTCGGACCGCCGCCCGCGTCGGCGACGAACCCGTCGTCTCGGGGAAGGCGGTCATTCTCTCGGTGCCGCACGAGACCGACGGCTGA
- a CDS encoding TIGR00341 family protein, with translation MRRIQVLVSDDQLGDVTDVLDDEGIDYVRYRAQMGSKREEQWLVEIPLPTDAIGYVLDRFEDAGVESDQYLSVESLESSVSPRSEELKQRFADDFDPLTQMELRSKAQDMSRDTFSFLAMIFLSAVIAAGGLLVDSPAVVVGSMVIAPIVGPVMTASVGAVTGDRKMLANSIWIQAAGLVTGIVAAGAFSYVLLALGFVPSTLDITSVELIGLRISPGFVTMVVGLTAGAAGAFGITTKGPTSLIGVMIAAALIPAAATVGIALAWGEYRIAVGSLLLLLVTVLLINLGAFAVLLQFYGPDEKGWLFPSDAPRKRRLLLVGTALAVVLVAGVVGVAAGQQLLFERTATGVVEDTLSQPEYGDTEPVAVRFEYGDGFFPGPPETVTVVASRTAGGGDPPSVAGELDRRITEVTGRDVAVRVRFQEYQRSESNASRSLSPTTLAPSRTESSPVGPRAA, from the coding sequence GTGCGACGCATTCAGGTGCTCGTTTCCGACGACCAGTTAGGGGACGTCACCGACGTACTGGACGACGAGGGCATCGACTACGTTCGGTACCGGGCGCAGATGGGCAGCAAACGGGAAGAACAGTGGTTAGTCGAGATACCGCTTCCCACCGACGCCATCGGGTACGTACTGGACCGCTTCGAGGACGCGGGCGTCGAGAGCGACCAGTATCTGAGCGTCGAGTCCTTGGAGAGTTCGGTCTCGCCGCGTTCAGAGGAGCTGAAACAACGCTTCGCCGACGACTTCGACCCGTTGACGCAGATGGAACTGCGGTCGAAGGCCCAGGACATGAGCCGAGACACGTTCTCGTTTCTCGCGATGATCTTTCTGAGCGCGGTCATCGCCGCCGGGGGGTTGCTCGTCGATTCGCCCGCGGTCGTCGTCGGGTCGATGGTCATCGCCCCCATCGTCGGCCCCGTCATGACGGCTTCCGTCGGTGCGGTGACGGGCGACAGGAAGATGCTCGCAAACAGCATCTGGATCCAAGCCGCCGGTCTCGTGACCGGTATCGTCGCCGCGGGGGCGTTCAGTTACGTTCTCCTCGCTCTCGGATTCGTGCCCTCGACGCTCGATATCACCTCGGTCGAACTCATCGGACTCCGCATCTCTCCGGGATTCGTCACGATGGTGGTCGGACTCACCGCCGGTGCCGCCGGCGCGTTCGGCATCACGACCAAGGGGCCGACGTCGCTCATCGGCGTGATGATAGCCGCGGCCCTCATCCCGGCGGCGGCCACCGTCGGCATCGCACTCGCGTGGGGCGAGTACCGAATCGCCGTCGGGTCGCTGCTGTTGCTCCTCGTGACGGTACTTCTCATCAACCTCGGGGCGTTCGCCGTTCTCTTGCAGTTCTACGGCCCCGACGAGAAGGGGTGGCTCTTCCCGTCTGACGCCCCTCGAAAGCGCCGTCTCCTCCTCGTCGGCACGGCACTCGCAGTCGTCCTCGTCGCGGGCGTCGTCGGCGTCGCGGCCGGTCAGCAGTTGTTGTTCGAGCGAACGGCCACCGGGGTGGTCGAAGACACTCTGAGCCAACCCGAGTACGGAGACACCGAACCGGTCGCCGTCAGATTCGAGTACGGCGACGGATTCTTCCCCGGGCCGCCGGAGACGGTGACCGTCGTCGCGTCGCGGACGGCGGGCGGCGGTGACCCACCGTCCGTGGCCGGGGAACTCGACCGCCGAATCACGGAGGTGACCGGGCGGGACGTCGCCGTCAGAGTCCGCTTCCAAGAGTATCAACGCTCCGAGAGCAACGCCTCGCGGTCGCTCTCCCCGACGACGCTCGCCCCCTCCCGGACGGAATCATCTCCCGTCGGCCCCCGGGCGGCGTAA
- a CDS encoding type I restriction endonuclease subunit M, producing MTNAAPTFLADDAVRQYRTALSERVRAGEETTEAVATDWRRFVRDRHGDVFALVDDRPPKTAARELFVQTLSLDFLLSELLAAAERTFDVSVPTRPGGGAAIAFDADFDAVHDAVATDLSATTREGVAEAAERFVRTAAPEDVATLHRETVSRLGRRAFGRYDTPTGLAELAVETVVEGDADADAVGFVDATVLDPGCGAGAFVAAAAERKRAALSASDPDVAPAAAATRVAESVRGFDLNPVAVRASRLAVLLALRPLLSAAAEPFSLDLPIVLGDALDATAADAPLSGERADILLGNPPWLTWDSLTERLKDRWREGPMADPNLELFCHRGRNARLGHANDDVSVPFAWTCVHRLLSDGGGAAFVLKRDLLTGPAGELLRRRRVGDRSLSMRRIHDFGTLAPFGEEVDAGTALYGLAVGRGGQSADESTGGDDGSDDGREGVPTTRWARREDAGPPAFDSLSAMRRTLGREETAYLPANPETPAGPWVRADAERRALGPADYRIRHGVKDDAKAVYGLDGDTIEARTLEPDHVYPYLKSKHVVKYGLFGYDRHLVPQRRAGEDNESAVREETPNTYAYLQDHRERLDSRGSSWFDDGPFYGLFGLGPYTWADYKVVWCRLGFKPHFAVVSTVEDPFLGEKPVVPGDHCMFVATDDEAEAHYLCALLNSAPYQRSLRDISSGGKSSLSKSTVSELSMPEWEATAHQRRLAEASMRAHEIVPNHTDCSKRAYNAKTIPELDAVQAKIDRAVERFLADGDDAR from the coding sequence ATGACCAACGCCGCACCGACGTTCCTCGCAGACGACGCAGTCCGACAGTACCGCACCGCACTCTCGGAACGCGTTCGGGCGGGCGAGGAGACGACCGAGGCGGTGGCGACCGACTGGCGGCGGTTCGTCCGCGACAGACACGGCGACGTCTTCGCTCTCGTCGACGACCGCCCGCCGAAGACGGCCGCACGGGAACTGTTCGTCCAGACGCTCTCTCTGGATTTCCTCCTCTCGGAACTCCTCGCGGCCGCCGAACGTACGTTCGACGTGTCGGTGCCGACTCGCCCCGGCGGCGGTGCCGCGATAGCGTTCGACGCCGACTTCGACGCCGTCCACGACGCCGTCGCCACCGACCTCTCTGCGACGACGCGCGAAGGGGTCGCCGAGGCGGCAGAGCGGTTCGTCCGCACGGCCGCGCCCGAGGACGTCGCGACCCTCCACAGAGAGACGGTATCGCGCCTCGGTCGGCGGGCGTTCGGCCGGTACGACACGCCGACCGGACTCGCCGAACTGGCCGTCGAGACGGTCGTCGAGGGGGATGCGGACGCCGACGCCGTCGGCTTCGTCGACGCGACGGTGCTCGACCCCGGGTGCGGCGCGGGAGCGTTCGTCGCCGCGGCGGCCGAACGGAAGCGCGCGGCCCTCTCCGCGTCGGACCCGGACGTCGCCCCCGCCGCGGCGGCGACGCGAGTCGCAGAGAGCGTCCGCGGATTCGACCTCAACCCCGTCGCCGTCCGCGCGTCGCGTCTCGCGGTCCTCCTCGCGCTCCGACCCCTCCTCTCTGCCGCGGCGGAACCGTTCTCTCTCGACCTCCCCATCGTCCTCGGTGACGCCCTCGACGCGACGGCCGCGGACGCTCCGCTCTCGGGCGAACGCGCCGATATCCTCCTCGGGAACCCCCCGTGGTTGACGTGGGACTCGCTGACGGAACGACTGAAAGACCGGTGGCGCGAGGGTCCGATGGCCGACCCGAATCTGGAGTTGTTCTGTCACCGCGGCCGGAACGCCCGCCTCGGCCACGCCAACGACGACGTGTCCGTGCCCTTCGCGTGGACGTGCGTTCACCGCCTCCTGAGCGACGGCGGCGGCGCGGCGTTCGTCCTCAAGCGCGACCTGTTGACCGGTCCGGCGGGCGAACTCCTCCGCCGCCGCCGCGTCGGCGACCGGTCGCTCTCGATGCGAAGAATCCACGATTTCGGGACTCTCGCGCCGTTCGGCGAGGAGGTGGACGCCGGGACGGCCCTCTACGGACTCGCCGTGGGCCGGGGCGGACAGTCGGCCGACGAGAGTACCGGCGGAGACGACGGAAGCGACGATGGACGGGAGGGCGTGCCGACGACGCGATGGGCGCGGCGCGAGGACGCCGGGCCCCCGGCGTTCGATTCGCTCTCCGCGATGCGCCGAACGCTCGGCCGCGAGGAGACGGCGTACCTCCCGGCGAACCCCGAGACGCCCGCCGGGCCGTGGGTCCGCGCCGACGCCGAACGCCGTGCGCTCGGCCCCGCGGACTACCGCATCCGCCACGGCGTGAAAGACGACGCGAAGGCGGTGTACGGACTCGACGGCGACACCATCGAGGCTCGGACTCTCGAACCCGACCACGTCTACCCGTACCTGAAGTCGAAACACGTCGTGAAGTACGGCCTGTTCGGATACGACCGCCACCTCGTCCCCCAACGGCGCGCCGGAGAGGACAACGAGTCGGCCGTCCGCGAGGAGACGCCGAACACGTACGCGTACTTACAGGACCACCGCGAACGCCTCGACTCGCGCGGGTCGTCGTGGTTCGACGACGGTCCGTTCTACGGCCTGTTCGGCCTCGGTCCGTACACGTGGGCCGACTACAAGGTGGTCTGGTGTCGTCTCGGGTTCAAACCCCACTTCGCCGTCGTCTCCACCGTCGAGGACCCGTTTTTGGGCGAGAAACCCGTCGTCCCCGGCGACCACTGCATGTTCGTCGCGACGGACGACGAGGCGGAGGCGCACTACCTCTGTGCGCTGTTGAACTCCGCGCCGTACCAGCGGAGTCTGCGCGACATCTCCTCGGGCGGCAAGTCGAGTCTCTCGAAATCCACCGTCTCGGAACTCTCGATGCCCGAGTGGGAGGCGACGGCCCACCAACGGAGACTCGCGGAGGCGTCGATGCGGGCCCACGAGATCGTCCCGAACCACACCGACTGCTCGAAGCGAGCGTACAACGCGAAGACGATACCGGAACTCGACGCGGTGCAGGCGAAAATCGACCGGGCCGTCGAGCGGTTTCTCGCCGACGGCGACGACGCCCGATGA